From a single Planctellipticum variicoloris genomic region:
- a CDS encoding MFS transporter, with the protein MSSDSSRSLRTAWLVVVLLLPVALLNYLDRQMLATMKSSVMESIPSIQSNENWGLMLGQFKWVYAFLSPVGGYLADRFSRRYAICGSLFVWSAVTWWTGHVTTFNELLWARTLMGISEAFYIPAALALISDYHTGATRSRAVGLHQMAIYLGVITGGFSGYVADAPHLGWRFAFDACGLFGMFYAVPLVMLLRDAPRQMSADGRIVARATVSDAMFSLLTNLSFILLVLYFTLPALAGWVVRDWMPAILKEQFHIGQGQAGVSAAVYWQVAAIVAAIFGGWLADRWMRTNIRGRIYVSAIGMLLIIPAMFGVGNAGSLGIAVACLVLFGLGWGLFDGNNMPILCQIVRPELRATGYGIMNLVSISCGGLADWGFGRMRDAQVPLNVIFGVFASAAIVSVVLVLLIRPRAELARG; encoded by the coding sequence ATGTCGTCCGATTCGTCACGCTCTCTGCGGACCGCCTGGCTGGTTGTTGTACTGCTGCTCCCTGTGGCGCTGCTGAACTACCTCGACCGGCAGATGCTCGCCACGATGAAGTCCTCTGTGATGGAGAGCATTCCCAGTATCCAGAGCAACGAAAACTGGGGCCTGATGCTCGGGCAGTTCAAGTGGGTCTACGCCTTCCTGAGTCCCGTTGGAGGCTATCTTGCCGATCGCTTCAGCCGGCGCTATGCCATCTGCGGCAGCCTGTTCGTGTGGTCCGCCGTCACCTGGTGGACCGGGCATGTCACGACGTTCAACGAGCTCCTCTGGGCGCGGACGCTGATGGGGATCAGCGAGGCCTTCTACATCCCGGCCGCGCTGGCGCTGATTTCGGACTACCACACCGGCGCCACCCGCTCGCGGGCGGTCGGACTGCACCAGATGGCGATCTACCTGGGGGTGATCACCGGCGGTTTCAGCGGCTACGTCGCTGACGCGCCGCACCTCGGCTGGCGGTTCGCCTTCGACGCCTGCGGCCTGTTCGGCATGTTCTACGCCGTCCCGCTGGTGATGCTGCTGCGTGACGCCCCGCGGCAGATGTCGGCCGACGGTCGAATCGTGGCGCGAGCAACGGTGTCCGACGCGATGTTTTCGCTGCTGACCAACCTCTCTTTCATTCTGCTGGTCCTCTACTTCACGCTGCCGGCGCTCGCCGGGTGGGTCGTGCGGGACTGGATGCCCGCCATCCTGAAAGAACAATTCCACATCGGCCAGGGCCAGGCGGGCGTCTCGGCCGCGGTCTACTGGCAGGTGGCGGCGATTGTCGCGGCGATCTTCGGCGGCTGGCTGGCCGATCGCTGGATGCGCACCAATATTCGCGGGCGGATCTACGTCAGCGCGATCGGCATGCTGCTGATCATCCCGGCGATGTTCGGCGTGGGGAACGCCGGCTCGCTGGGGATAGCGGTAGCGTGCCTGGTCCTGTTCGGCCTGGGCTGGGGCCTCTTCGACGGCAACAACATGCCGATCCTCTGCCAGATCGTCCGCCCGGAACTGCGGGCCACCGGCTACGGCATCATGAACCTGGTGAGCATCAGTTGCGGCGGCCTCGCCGACTGGGGCTTCGGCCGGATGCGCGATGCGCAGGTGCCGTTGAACGTGATCTTCGGCGTCTTCGCCAGCGCGGCGATCGTCTCGGTCGTGCTCGTGCTGCTGATCCGCCCGCGGGCCGAGCTGGCGCGGGGGTGA
- the bioB gene encoding biotin synthase BioB, translated as MSVLSSDAAAGWHALADRVLTGHALTVEEGLAILHSSDDELLDLLSATYRVRRRHFGHKVHLYFLQNAKSGLCPEDCGYCSQSKISDAPIPKYALLNETKLMEGAARAVESKSRTYCIVASGRGPSNREVEHIAKTVEKIKSTYGLHICCCLGLLEPDQAKRLKEAGVDRINHNLNTSRNHYPEICTTHTYDDRLATLKTCKDAGMELCSGLIVGMGETERDLVDVAFELRALEVKSIPVNFLHAIDGTPLEQKGELDPRACLRALCLFRLANPTVEIRVSGGREVNLRSMQAMSLYAANSMFVSDYLTTKGQPAEDDFRMVEDLGFEVVIGDHEAYEMWKASRMEAEAVTV; from the coding sequence ATGTCCGTTTTGTCGTCCGACGCCGCCGCGGGGTGGCATGCGCTCGCCGATCGCGTTCTGACCGGCCACGCGCTGACCGTCGAGGAAGGCCTCGCCATTCTGCACAGCTCCGACGACGAGCTGCTGGATCTCCTCTCCGCCACCTATCGCGTCCGCCGTCGGCATTTCGGGCACAAGGTGCACCTGTACTTCCTGCAGAACGCCAAGAGCGGCCTCTGCCCGGAAGACTGCGGCTACTGCTCGCAGTCGAAGATCTCCGACGCGCCGATCCCCAAGTACGCGCTGCTCAACGAGACCAAGCTGATGGAGGGGGCCGCCCGGGCCGTCGAAAGCAAGTCCCGGACCTACTGCATCGTCGCCTCCGGCCGCGGGCCCTCCAACCGCGAAGTCGAGCACATCGCGAAGACCGTCGAGAAGATCAAGTCGACCTACGGCCTGCACATCTGCTGTTGCCTGGGACTGCTGGAGCCGGACCAGGCCAAGCGGCTCAAAGAGGCCGGCGTCGATCGGATCAACCACAATCTGAACACCAGCCGGAACCACTATCCGGAAATCTGTACGACGCACACCTACGACGACCGCCTGGCGACGCTGAAGACCTGCAAAGACGCGGGGATGGAGCTCTGCAGCGGGCTGATCGTCGGCATGGGCGAGACCGAGCGCGACCTGGTCGACGTCGCCTTCGAGCTGCGGGCGCTGGAAGTGAAGTCGATCCCGGTGAACTTCCTGCACGCGATCGACGGGACGCCGCTGGAACAGAAGGGGGAGCTCGATCCGCGGGCCTGCCTGCGGGCCCTCTGCCTGTTCCGTCTGGCCAATCCGACGGTGGAGATTCGCGTCTCGGGCGGCCGGGAAGTCAACCTGCGGTCGATGCAGGCGATGAGCCTGTACGCGGCGAACTCGATGTTCGTCAGCGACTACCTGACGACCAAGGGCCAGCCTGCCGAGGACGACTTCCGCATGGTCGAAGACTTGGGTTTCGAGGTGGTCATCGGCGACCACGAAGCCTACGAGATGTGGAAGGCCAGCCGGATGGAAGCGGAGGCGGTCACGGTGTAG
- a CDS encoding zinc ribbon domain-containing protein, which yields MQKQLRWIIVAAIAFIMVRAGFVLNTTKFDPQTVVAAVRAIPALAILLAIVQIVAVVRLCLALEDGWMTLFYAFTMLLVPCISLLFLLILNDRATKRLLKAGIPIGLLGVRWSDVENYRSDGAAITCPACGEPIADDAKICPMCGAEV from the coding sequence ATGCAGAAGCAACTGCGATGGATCATTGTCGCTGCGATCGCGTTCATCATGGTCAGGGCCGGCTTCGTCCTGAATACCACGAAGTTCGACCCACAGACCGTTGTAGCGGCCGTCAGGGCCATTCCGGCGTTGGCGATCCTGCTGGCGATCGTGCAGATCGTCGCCGTGGTTCGCCTGTGTCTGGCGCTCGAAGACGGCTGGATGACACTCTTCTACGCGTTCACAATGCTGCTCGTTCCTTGCATCTCGCTGCTGTTTCTTCTGATTTTGAACGACCGAGCCACCAAGCGACTCTTGAAGGCGGGGATCCCGATCGGACTGCTCGGTGTACGCTGGTCAGACGTGGAGAACTACAGGAGCGACGGAGCCGCCATCACCTGCCCGGCCTGCGGCGAACCGATCGC